One Polaribacter sp. SA4-12 genomic window carries:
- a CDS encoding tRNA pseudouridine(38-40) synthase TruA codes for MKYSFSYIVRLQFLGFRFSGWQKQTNAKTLHDMVDKTLSFVFEDVNYKTIGVGRTDAKVSANTYYIQMFTDGLVDEASFVDSLNANFSPDFRAISIQKVNRGFNIINSPKIKEYHYYFSFGGKNHPFAAPFIVNLNEDLDIDTMMKAVKLFEGEHYFHKYCTKPSEKTIFKRVIDSCEIVENDILTANFFPEKSYIFKVRGKGFLRYQIRLMMATLFEVGKGNLDLEFIEASLKEDNDRMYMRNNAPSSGLQLYDIELEL; via the coding sequence ATGAAATACTCATTTTCTTATATAGTAAGGCTGCAGTTTTTAGGTTTTCGGTTTTCTGGATGGCAAAAACAAACAAATGCTAAAACATTACATGATATGGTTGATAAAACCTTGTCGTTTGTTTTTGAGGATGTTAATTATAAAACTATTGGTGTTGGAAGGACGGATGCTAAGGTTTCTGCAAATACATACTATATTCAAATGTTTACAGATGGTTTAGTTGATGAAGCTTCTTTTGTGGATTCTTTAAATGCTAATTTTTCTCCTGATTTTAGAGCGATTTCTATTCAGAAGGTAAATAGAGGTTTTAATATTATTAATTCTCCGAAGATTAAAGAATACCATTATTACTTTTCATTTGGAGGGAAAAATCATCCTTTTGCTGCTCCGTTTATTGTAAATCTTAATGAAGATCTTGATATTGATACAATGATGAAAGCTGTGAAGTTGTTTGAAGGGGAACATTATTTTCATAAATATTGTACAAAGCCTTCTGAAAAAACGATTTTTAAAAGAGTGATTGATTCTTGTGAAATTGTAGAGAATGATATTTTAACAGCGAATTTCTTTCCTGAAAAGTCTTATATATTTAAGGTTAGAGGAAAAGGGTTTTTACGTTATCAGATTCGTTTGATGATGGCAACATTATTTGAGGTTGGGAAAGGGAATCTTGATTTAGAATTTATTGAAGCTTCTTTAAAAGAAGATAATGATAGAATGTATATGCGGAATAATGCGCCTTCTTCTGGTTTGCAATTGTATGATATTGAATTAGAACTGTAG
- a CDS encoding ammonium transporter has protein sequence MELLTTNNVWMMICTALVFFMHTGFAFLEIGLTRQKNTINILFKNIFIITSGLLLYYIGGFNLMYPGFAEGSAGVLDFAGFGIAPPENGMTAEYADGGYTWWTDFLFQGMFAATAATIVSGAVAERMKIGPFMIFTVIYVGLIYPIAGSWKWGGGFLDQMGFYDFAGSTLVHSVGGWAALVAVWLLGPRIGKFKNGKPQAIPGHNIPLATAGVLILWLGWFGFNGGSVLSADPELTSLTLVTTCLAAATGGIIAALVSFIKYKNLDLTMFLNGILGGLVGITAGADVMTPESAIIIGGIAGAIIVFAVAFVDAIKLDDPVGAIAVHLICGIWGTLAVGIFSTNPEHTFLIQLTGVACYAAFCVIASFLIIFTLKKTVGIRVSEKEELEGLDAHEHGMNAYSDFRLNDH, from the coding sequence ATGGAATTATTAACAACAAATAATGTATGGATGATGATCTGTACAGCCTTAGTTTTCTTTATGCATACTGGTTTTGCATTTTTAGAAATAGGTTTGACAAGACAAAAGAATACAATAAACATTTTATTTAAAAACATCTTTATTATTACATCTGGTTTACTACTATATTATATTGGTGGTTTTAACTTAATGTACCCTGGTTTCGCAGAAGGTTCAGCTGGAGTTTTAGATTTCGCTGGTTTTGGAATTGCACCACCAGAAAACGGAATGACTGCAGAATATGCAGATGGAGGATACACTTGGTGGACAGATTTCTTATTTCAAGGAATGTTTGCTGCTACCGCTGCAACGATCGTTTCTGGTGCAGTAGCTGAAAGAATGAAAATTGGACCATTTATGATTTTTACAGTTATATACGTTGGTTTAATATACCCAATTGCTGGTTCTTGGAAATGGGGTGGTGGATTTTTAGACCAAATGGGATTCTATGATTTTGCTGGTTCTACATTAGTACACTCTGTTGGTGGATGGGCAGCATTAGTTGCTGTTTGGTTACTAGGTCCTCGTATTGGAAAATTCAAGAACGGTAAGCCTCAGGCAATACCTGGTCATAATATACCATTAGCAACTGCAGGGGTTTTAATCCTTTGGTTAGGTTGGTTTGGTTTTAATGGTGGTTCTGTTTTATCTGCTGACCCTGAATTAACTTCTTTAACATTAGTTACAACTTGTTTAGCTGCTGCTACAGGTGGTATTATTGCCGCTTTAGTATCTTTTATTAAATACAAAAACTTAGATTTAACAATGTTCTTAAACGGTATTTTAGGTGGTTTAGTTGGTATTACTGCTGGTGCAGATGTAATGACTCCTGAAAGCGCTATTATTATTGGTGGAATAGCAGGAGCAATAATTGTATTTGCTGTTGCCTTTGTAGATGCTATTAAATTAGATGATCCAGTTGGAGCAATTGCTGTACACTTAATCTGTGGTATTTGGGGAACATTAGCTGTTGGAATCTTTTCAACAAACCCAGAACATACATTCTTAATACAATTAACAGGTGTAGCATGTTATGCAGCTTTTTGTGTAATCGCATCATTCTTAATTATTTTTACACTTAAGAAAACTGTTGGTATTAGAGTAAGTGAAAAAGAAGAACTAGAAGGTTTAGATGCTCATGAACATGGTATGAATGCTTATTCAGACTTCCGTTTAAACGATCACTAA
- the gltB gene encoding glutamate synthase large subunit, producing the protein MEKQGLYLPEFEHENCGAGFICNLNGEKTNQIIHDALEILVKLEHRGGVSADGKTGDGAGLLIDIPHVYFKRVCDFPIPNQREYAVGMVFLPKVTNQYDYCKSTFENEIKEQGLSILGWREVPVDSFQLGEIALASEPNIEQLFVGKTDDIDEATFKAKLYAARKIAEHAIRKSKISESKYFYIPSLSITTIIYKGIIMPEDIGPYYKDLQEIDLVTRLALVHQRFSTNTMPTWELAQPFRHMCQNGEINTLRGNVSRMRVREEIMKSDVFGPQIDKLFPIILPGKSDSASMDMVVELLTHTGRSLPEIMMMMIPEAWEKHATMSKERKAFYEYNGCIMEPWDGPASVPFTDGDYIGALLDRNGLRPSRYTVTKSGSLIMSSEIGVVDVAPEDVKEHGRLEPGKMFLVDMNEGRIIQDQEIKSKIVSERPYQEWLDKTRLHLKDVPYTSETCPIESIDVKTRLSLFNYTFEDIQEVITPMAIVGKEALGSMGIDTPLAVLSDRPQLISNYFKQLFAQVTNPPLDGIREEIVTDISLNLGKDRNIFSITDRQCRKLRIQNPVISNADLEKIRNIDIESFKAETIQILYPKAKGLNGLEDALDDIIVKIEKALERKTNIIILSDRGVNKELAPIPALLACSFVNHQLNRLRKRSHFDIIIESAEPREPHHFATLFGYGASAVNPYMVNEIIRMQVKEGFITGMDEQGAVDNFNKAIGKGILKVMNKIGISTLHSYRGSQIFEIVGFNSQFVEKYFPYTASRIEGIGLYEVEKEIDQRYKQAYPDNQIDKNLGLNVGGDYRWRRNGERHLFNPTTVSKLQQAVRLSDQGSYDVYAKAINEQSESLMTIRGLFQFDNLDPIPLEEVEPWTDIVKRFKTGAMSYGSISREAHENLAIAMNRIGGKSNSGEGGEDRKRFQKDINGDSRNSAIKQVASGRFGVTSHYLSSAKEIQIKMAQGAKPGEGGQLPGEKVLPWIAEARNSTPFVGLISPPPHHDIYSIEDLAQLIFDLKNANREARINVKLVSEVGVGTIAAGVAKAKADVVLISGYDGGTGASPLTSLKHAGLPWELGLAEAQQTLVLNDLRSRIVVECDGQLKTGRDVAIAALLGAEEFGFATAPLVASGCIMMRKCHLNTCPVGIATQDKELRKNFKGTPEHVINFFFYIAEELRAIMAQLGFRTLAEMVGQTHKINANKAIKHYKAKGLDLSSILHRPTSYRSMTVRNTETQDHNLEGVLDFTILKDSHRALYRKEKMNLAYPIKNTNRTVGAIVSNEISKIYGHLGLPEDTLNINFTGSAGQSFGAFGAHGLTFILDGNTNDYLGKGLSGAKLIIKKPAKADFLAENNIIVGNVCMFGAVAGQAYINGIAGERFAVRNSGATAVVEGVGDHCCEYMTGGKVVVLGSTGRNFAAGMSGGIAYVYDPENKFVNGLCNTETIEFEDISDEVAADLKATIEKHVLYTDSKKGAELLADWDTSLNNFVKVMPTEYKKALIRLETEEPMFEELTKA; encoded by the coding sequence ATGGAGAAACAAGGCTTATACTTACCAGAATTTGAACACGAAAATTGCGGTGCTGGTTTTATCTGTAATTTGAATGGAGAGAAAACGAATCAAATTATACATGACGCATTAGAAATTCTAGTAAAACTAGAGCACAGAGGTGGTGTTAGTGCAGATGGAAAAACAGGTGATGGTGCTGGTTTATTAATAGATATTCCTCATGTTTATTTCAAACGAGTATGTGATTTTCCTATTCCTAATCAAAGAGAATATGCTGTTGGAATGGTTTTCCTTCCAAAAGTAACAAATCAATATGATTATTGTAAAAGTACGTTTGAAAACGAGATAAAAGAACAAGGACTGTCTATTTTAGGTTGGAGAGAAGTTCCTGTAGATTCTTTTCAATTAGGTGAAATCGCTTTAGCATCAGAACCAAATATCGAGCAATTGTTTGTTGGTAAAACAGATGATATTGACGAAGCTACTTTTAAAGCAAAATTATATGCTGCTCGTAAAATAGCAGAACATGCAATTAGAAAATCTAAAATTTCTGAAAGTAAATATTTTTATATTCCGAGTTTATCAATAACTACTATTATCTATAAAGGTATTATTATGCCTGAAGATATTGGTCCTTATTATAAAGATTTACAAGAAATAGACTTAGTAACACGTTTAGCTTTAGTACACCAACGTTTTTCTACGAATACAATGCCAACTTGGGAATTAGCGCAACCATTTAGACACATGTGTCAAAATGGAGAGATTAATACTTTACGTGGTAATGTTAGTAGAATGCGTGTTCGTGAAGAAATCATGAAAAGTGATGTATTTGGTCCACAAATAGATAAATTATTTCCAATTATTTTACCAGGAAAATCAGATTCTGCTTCTATGGATATGGTTGTTGAGTTATTAACTCACACAGGTCGTTCATTACCAGAAATTATGATGATGATGATTCCTGAAGCTTGGGAAAAGCATGCAACTATGTCTAAAGAGCGTAAAGCTTTTTATGAATACAATGGTTGTATTATGGAACCTTGGGATGGTCCTGCTTCTGTACCTTTTACAGATGGAGATTATATTGGAGCATTATTAGACAGAAACGGTTTAAGACCATCTAGATATACAGTTACAAAAAGTGGTAGTTTAATTATGTCATCAGAAATTGGTGTTGTAGATGTAGCTCCAGAAGATGTAAAAGAACATGGTAGATTAGAACCAGGAAAAATGTTCTTGGTAGATATGAATGAAGGAAGAATCATTCAAGATCAAGAAATTAAAAGTAAAATTGTTTCTGAAAGACCTTATCAAGAATGGTTAGATAAAACTCGTTTACACTTAAAGGATGTTCCTTATACAAGTGAAACCTGTCCTATAGAATCTATTGATGTTAAAACCCGTCTAAGTTTATTTAATTACACTTTTGAAGATATTCAGGAAGTAATTACACCAATGGCAATAGTTGGTAAAGAAGCTTTAGGCTCTATGGGAATTGATACTCCTTTAGCTGTTTTATCAGACAGACCTCAATTAATTTCTAACTACTTTAAACAATTATTTGCTCAAGTTACAAATCCACCTTTAGATGGTATTCGTGAAGAAATTGTAACTGACATCAGTTTAAATTTAGGAAAAGATAGAAACATTTTCAGTATTACAGATAGACAGTGTAGAAAATTAAGAATTCAAAATCCTGTAATTTCTAATGCAGATTTAGAAAAAATTAGAAATATAGATATTGAAAGTTTCAAAGCTGAAACTATTCAAATTTTATACCCAAAAGCAAAAGGTTTAAATGGTCTTGAAGATGCTTTAGATGATATCATCGTTAAAATAGAAAAAGCGTTAGAAAGAAAAACAAATATTATTATTCTTTCTGATAGAGGTGTAAATAAAGAGCTTGCTCCTATACCTGCTTTATTAGCTTGTTCTTTTGTAAATCATCAATTAAACCGTTTACGTAAGCGTTCTCATTTCGATATTATTATTGAATCTGCAGAACCTCGTGAGCCACATCATTTTGCAACTTTATTTGGTTATGGCGCAAGTGCTGTAAACCCATATATGGTGAATGAAATTATCAGAATGCAAGTTAAAGAAGGCTTCATTACTGGTATGGATGAGCAAGGTGCAGTTGATAATTTCAACAAAGCAATTGGAAAAGGTATCTTAAAAGTAATGAACAAAATAGGAATCTCTACATTACATTCTTATAGAGGTTCTCAAATTTTCGAAATTGTAGGTTTCAACTCTCAATTTGTAGAAAAATATTTCCCATATACTGCTTCAAGAATAGAAGGTATTGGTTTATATGAAGTAGAAAAAGAAATTGATCAACGTTATAAACAAGCGTATCCAGATAATCAAATTGATAAAAACTTAGGTTTAAATGTTGGTGGAGATTATAGATGGAGAAGAAATGGTGAACGTCACTTATTTAATCCAACTACAGTTTCTAAATTACAACAAGCAGTAAGATTAAGTGATCAAGGAAGTTATGATGTCTATGCAAAAGCAATTAACGAACAGTCAGAAAGTTTAATGACAATTCGTGGTTTGTTTCAGTTTGATAACTTAGATCCAATTCCATTGGAAGAAGTAGAACCTTGGACAGATATTGTAAAGCGTTTTAAAACAGGTGCAATGTCTTATGGATCTATTTCTCGTGAGGCTCATGAAAATTTAGCAATTGCAATGAATAGAATTGGAGGAAAATCTAATTCTGGTGAAGGTGGTGAAGATAGAAAACGTTTTCAAAAAGATATCAATGGAGATAGTAGAAACTCTGCTATTAAGCAAGTAGCTTCTGGTAGATTTGGGGTAACTTCTCACTATTTATCAAGTGCAAAAGAGATACAAATAAAAATGGCTCAAGGAGCTAAACCTGGTGAAGGTGGTCAATTACCTGGAGAAAAGGTTTTACCTTGGATTGCAGAGGCAAGAAATTCAACACCTTTTGTAGGTTTGATTTCTCCTCCTCCTCATCACGATATTTATTCAATTGAAGATTTAGCACAATTAATTTTCGATTTAAAGAATGCAAATCGTGAAGCTAGAATTAATGTAAAATTAGTTTCTGAAGTTGGTGTAGGTACAATTGCTGCTGGTGTTGCAAAAGCAAAAGCAGATGTAGTATTAATATCTGGTTACGATGGTGGTACAGGAGCTTCTCCTTTAACTTCATTAAAACATGCCGGTTTACCTTGGGAACTTGGTTTAGCAGAAGCACAACAAACTTTAGTTCTTAATGATTTAAGAAGTAGAATTGTTGTAGAGTGTGATGGTCAGTTAAAAACGGGTAGAGATGTAGCTATTGCTGCATTATTAGGTGCTGAAGAATTCGGTTTTGCAACTGCTCCTTTAGTTGCTTCTGGTTGTATTATGATGCGTAAGTGTCACTTAAATACATGTCCAGTAGGTATTGCAACGCAAGATAAAGAGTTACGTAAAAACTTTAAAGGAACACCAGAGCATGTAATTAACTTCTTCTTTTACATTGCTGAAGAATTAAGAGCAATTATGGCACAACTTGGTTTCAGAACATTAGCTGAAATGGTTGGTCAAACTCATAAAATTAACGCAAATAAAGCAATCAAGCATTATAAAGCGAAAGGGTTAGATTTATCAAGTATTTTACACAGACCAACTTCTTATAGAAGTATGACTGTTAGAAATACAGAAACTCAAGATCATAACTTAGAAGGCGTTTTAGACTTTACTATATTAAAAGATTCTCATAGAGCTTTGTATAGAAAAGAAAAAATGAACTTAGCATATCCAATAAAAAATACCAATCGTACTGTTGGAGCAATTGTTAGTAATGAAATTTCAAAAATTTATGGTCACTTAGGTTTACCTGAAGACACCTTAAATATCAACTTTACTGGTTCTGCAGGACAAAGTTTTGGAGCTTTCGGCGCACATGGATTAACATTTATTTTAGATGGTAATACAAATGATTATTTAGGTAAAGGTTTATCCGGAGCAAAATTAATTATAAAGAAACCGGCAAAAGCAGACTTTTTAGCAGAAAACAATATCATTGTTGGTAATGTTTGTATGTTCGGCGCAGTAGCTGGTCAAGCTTATATTAATGGAATTGCAGGAGAGCGTTTTGCTGTTCGTAATTCTGGTGCAACCGCAGTTGTAGAAGGTGTAGGAGATCACTGTTGCGAATATATGACAGGTGGTAAAGTAGTTGTATTAGGTAGTACAGGTAGAAATTTTGCTGCTGGTATGAGTGGTGGTATTGCGTATGTTTATGATCCAGAAAACAAGTTTGTAAACGGGCTTTGTAATACTGAAACGATAGAATTCGAAGATATTTCTGATGAAGTTGCTGCTGATTTAAAAGCAACCATAGAAAAACACGTTTTATATACGGATAGTAAAAAAGGTGCTGAATTGTTAGCAGATTGGGATACAAGTTTAAACAACTTTGTAAAAGTGATGCCAACTGAATACAAAAAAGCATTGATACGTTTAGAAACAGAAGAACCAATGTTTGAAGAATTAACAAAAGCATAA
- a CDS encoding glutamate synthase subunit beta: MGKVTGFKEFERQDEKYTSVKDRVKDYKEFTVPLSEKEITKQGSRCMDCGIPFCHSSCPLGNLIPDFNHMVHQGEWQKASWILHSTNNFPEFTGRLCPAPCEQSCVLGIIEDPVAIENIEKNIVERAFKEGWIKPQPPKNRTGKTIAVIGSGPAGLATAQQLNRAGHTVTVFERDDEVGGLLRYGIPNFKMEKGIIDRRVAILEAEGIIFKTNVNVGVNYNVEDLKAFDSIVLCGGSTERRSLPTPGIDADGVVQAMDFLTQQTKVVFGKEVKDQVLATDKEVIVIGGGDTGSDCVGTSNRQGAKSVVNFEIMPKPPGHRSPTTPWPFWPLQLKTSSSHKEGVERNWLINTKEFVKDENGKLIALKTVNVEWKMVPGQRPQLIEIAGTEKTWPCDLALLALGFTGPESTLADKLGLETDARSNYKAAYGKYQTNVPNIFTAGDMRRGQSLIVWAISEGREAARQVDIYLMGKSELPTKDISGDLVAM; the protein is encoded by the coding sequence ATGGGAAAAGTAACAGGATTTAAAGAATTTGAAAGACAGGATGAAAAATATACTTCTGTAAAAGATCGTGTAAAAGATTATAAAGAATTTACAGTTCCTCTTTCAGAAAAGGAAATAACAAAACAGGGTTCACGTTGTATGGATTGTGGTATTCCTTTTTGTCACAGTAGTTGTCCATTAGGAAATCTAATTCCAGATTTCAACCACATGGTACATCAAGGCGAATGGCAAAAAGCTTCATGGATATTACATTCTACAAATAATTTCCCAGAATTTACAGGTCGTTTATGCCCTGCTCCATGTGAACAATCATGTGTATTAGGTATTATTGAAGATCCCGTTGCTATAGAAAATATTGAAAAAAATATTGTAGAGCGTGCTTTTAAAGAAGGATGGATAAAACCACAACCTCCAAAAAATAGAACAGGAAAAACAATTGCCGTTATTGGTTCTGGGCCAGCAGGTTTAGCAACAGCACAACAATTAAATAGAGCGGGTCATACAGTTACTGTTTTCGAAAGAGATGATGAAGTTGGTGGATTATTACGTTATGGAATTCCTAATTTCAAAATGGAAAAAGGAATCATCGATAGAAGAGTTGCTATTTTAGAGGCTGAAGGAATTATATTCAAAACAAACGTGAATGTTGGTGTTAATTATAATGTTGAAGATTTAAAAGCTTTCGATAGTATTGTTTTATGTGGTGGATCTACAGAAAGACGTAGTTTACCAACTCCAGGTATTGATGCCGATGGTGTTGTACAAGCAATGGATTTCTTAACGCAACAAACAAAAGTAGTATTTGGTAAAGAAGTAAAAGACCAAGTATTAGCTACAGATAAAGAAGTAATCGTTATTGGTGGTGGAGATACAGGATCAGATTGTGTAGGTACATCAAACAGACAAGGAGCAAAATCTGTGGTAAATTTCGAAATTATGCCAAAACCTCCTGGTCATCGTTCACCAACAACTCCTTGGCCTTTTTGGCCATTACAATTAAAAACTTCTTCTTCTCATAAAGAAGGGGTAGAACGTAACTGGTTAATCAACACAAAGGAATTTGTAAAGGATGAAAACGGAAAATTAATCGCTTTAAAAACGGTTAATGTAGAATGGAAAATGGTTCCAGGTCAAAGACCTCAGTTAATTGAAATAGCAGGTACAGAAAAAACATGGCCTTGCGATTTAGCATTATTGGCACTTGGTTTTACAGGTCCAGAAAGTACACTAGCAGACAAATTAGGTTTAGAAACAGATGCGCGTTCTAACTACAAAGCAGCATACGGAAAATACCAAACAAACGTTCCAAATATATTTACTGCTGGCGATATGCGTCGCGGACAATCACTAATTGTTTGGGCAATATCAGAAGGTAGAGAAGCAGCAAGACAAGTAGACATCTATTTAATGGGGAAATCAGAATTACCAACAAAAGATATTTCTGGCGATTTAGTAGCAATGTAG
- a CDS encoding acyl-CoA dehydrogenase — MDFSLTEEHLMIRDAARDFAQTELLPGVIERDNKQEFPQELVKKMGDLGFLGIMVDPKYGGSGMDAISYVLIMEELSKIDASASVIVSVNNSLVCYGLESYANEDQKQKYLTKLATGEFVGAFCLSEPEAGSDATSQATTAEDKGDHYVINGTKNWITSGGRADVYLVIAQTDREKGHKGINAFIVEKGTEGFHVGPKEDKLGIRGSDTHTLQFNDVKVPKENRIGEDGFGFKFAMKTLSGGRIGIAAQALGIAAGAYELALKYSKERKAFGTEICNHQAIAFKLADMHTEIEAARMLVMKAAWDKDQGNNYDMSSAMAKLYASKVAMEHTVEAVQIHGGNGFVKDYHVERLMRDAKITQIYEGTSEIQKIVISRGIIKG, encoded by the coding sequence ATGGATTTTAGTTTAACAGAAGAACACCTAATGATTCGAGATGCTGCAAGAGACTTTGCGCAAACAGAATTATTACCTGGTGTAATAGAAAGAGACAACAAGCAAGAATTTCCGCAAGAATTAGTGAAAAAGATGGGAGATTTAGGCTTTTTAGGAATTATGGTAGATCCAAAATACGGAGGAAGCGGAATGGACGCTATTTCTTACGTATTAATTATGGAAGAACTTTCTAAAATCGACGCTTCTGCATCCGTAATTGTTTCTGTTAACAACTCATTAGTTTGTTACGGTTTAGAATCTTACGCTAACGAAGATCAAAAACAAAAATATTTAACAAAACTAGCAACAGGAGAATTTGTTGGCGCGTTCTGTTTAAGTGAACCAGAAGCAGGTTCAGACGCAACATCACAAGCAACAACTGCAGAAGATAAAGGTGATCATTATGTAATTAACGGAACAAAAAATTGGATTACAAGCGGTGGACGTGCAGATGTATATTTAGTAATTGCACAAACAGACCGAGAAAAAGGACATAAAGGAATCAACGCTTTTATTGTAGAAAAAGGAACAGAAGGTTTTCACGTTGGCCCAAAAGAAGACAAATTAGGAATCCGTGGTTCAGACACGCACACTTTACAATTCAACGATGTAAAAGTACCAAAAGAAAACAGAATCGGAGAAGATGGTTTTGGTTTTAAATTCGCTATGAAAACACTTTCTGGAGGACGAATTGGTATTGCTGCACAAGCATTAGGTATTGCAGCAGGTGCTTATGAGTTGGCTTTAAAATACTCTAAAGAACGTAAAGCTTTTGGAACAGAGATTTGCAATCATCAAGCAATTGCATTTAAATTAGCAGACATGCACACAGAAATCGAGGCAGCAAGAATGTTGGTTATGAAAGCTGCTTGGGACAAAGACCAAGGTAACAATTACGATATGTCTAGCGCAATGGCAAAATTATACGCAAGTAAAGTTGCTATGGAACACACTGTAGAAGCTGTGCAAATTCACGGTGGAAACGGTTTTGTAAAAGATTACCACGTAGAACGTTTAATGCGTGATGCTAAAATTACACAGATTTACGAAGGAACTTCTGAGATTCAGAAAATCGTAATTTCTCGTGGAATTATCAAAGGATAA
- a CDS encoding outer membrane beta-barrel protein has product MKKIIFTLLLASSLIVTGQEKEDKGTFTLSGTVDVYGTTNFTKDSGTPGILIAAPENANAFGLGFANTVFAYEKGKAGVVADIAFGPRADDANMAGAINQLYAYYNVSDKLTLTAGQFNTFLGYEVISPAANFNYTVSYLFNAGPFSHTGIKADYAVSDDLSFMLAITNAHGISSADGNFSDDTQLGAQIGYKGQYLNFITGAVSAGGATDWIFLDYTGGFDISDSFYLGLNAAYANSSDADSGYQGVALYLQNKFSDKFSLGFRPEFFTTTGATDQSVSAFTLTSNVTLTDNLKFITDLRFDSSDDFIIEAFPGEKSTSTLTMAAVYSF; this is encoded by the coding sequence ATGAAAAAAATTATTTTTACTTTATTATTAGCAAGTAGCTTAATAGTAACTGGACAAGAAAAAGAAGATAAAGGAACTTTCACATTAAGTGGAACAGTAGATGTATATGGAACTACTAATTTCACAAAAGATTCTGGAACTCCAGGAATTCTAATTGCAGCACCAGAAAATGCGAATGCTTTTGGTTTAGGATTTGCGAATACTGTTTTTGCTTATGAAAAAGGTAAAGCAGGTGTAGTTGCAGATATTGCTTTTGGTCCTAGAGCAGATGATGCAAATATGGCAGGAGCTATTAACCAATTATATGCTTACTATAATGTAAGTGACAAATTAACACTTACAGCAGGACAGTTTAATACGTTTTTAGGCTATGAGGTAATTTCACCAGCTGCTAATTTTAACTACACTGTATCTTATTTATTTAATGCAGGCCCATTTTCTCATACAGGTATAAAAGCAGACTATGCAGTTTCTGATGACTTATCTTTCATGTTAGCAATAACAAACGCACATGGAATTTCTAGTGCAGATGGAAACTTTTCTGACGACACTCAATTAGGAGCTCAAATTGGATACAAAGGTCAATACTTAAACTTCATTACTGGAGCTGTAAGTGCAGGTGGAGCAACAGACTGGATCTTTTTAGATTATACTGGAGGATTTGATATTTCTGATTCTTTCTACTTAGGTTTAAATGCAGCTTATGCAAACTCTAGTGATGCTGATTCAGGGTACCAAGGTGTAGCTTTATACTTACAAAATAAATTTTCAGATAAATTCTCTTTAGGATTTAGACCAGAATTTTTCACTACAACAGGAGCAACAGACCAAAGTGTTTCTGCATTTACTTTAACATCTAACGTAACGTTAACTGATAACTTAAAGTTTATAACAGACTTAAGATTCGATTCTTCTGACGACTTCATTATCGAAGCTTTTCCGGGAGAAAAAAGTACATCTACATTAACAATGGCAGCTGTTTACTCTTTCTAA
- a CDS encoding P-II family nitrogen regulator — protein sequence MKKIEAIIRKSKYRVVKDALHEVGVNFFSYWDVTGIGNEKEGHVYRGVSYSTSDIQRRHLAIVVNDEFEEITIKTIIEAASTGEVGDGKIFVSDINDAYRIRTGEKGGETLN from the coding sequence ATGAAAAAAATAGAAGCAATTATAAGAAAATCAAAATATCGTGTAGTAAAAGATGCGCTACATGAAGTTGGTGTAAACTTTTTCTCTTACTGGGATGTAACTGGAATTGGAAACGAAAAAGAAGGTCATGTATATAGAGGTGTAAGTTATAGCACTAGTGATATTCAAAGAAGACATCTTGCTATTGTTGTAAACGATGAATTTGAAGAAATCACCATTAAAACAATCATTGAAGCTGCTTCGACAGGTGAAGTTGGTGATGGAAAAATTTTCGTGAGCGACATTAACGACGCTTACAGAATTAGAACAGGAGAAAAAGGCGGAGAAACATTAAACTAA